In Xyrauchen texanus isolate HMW12.3.18 chromosome 23, RBS_HiC_50CHRs, whole genome shotgun sequence, a genomic segment contains:
- the LOC127663235 gene encoding protocadherin alpha-2-like, whose product MSSVVINVSESTAPGVRFPLESAHDADIGVNSVKTYKLTTNDFFTLDVQTHSDKTVSAELVLQKTLDREKTPRLEFTVTAVDGGTPARSGTVMIEVNVMDINDNAPVFSKSLYKVSIAEHAPVGTTVIRLQAGDLDEGMNGEIVYSFISRTPPNILEKFDIDAQSGDVKIKGDIDYEENNAFEIRVQATDKGPVTMSGHTKLLVEVLDINDNPPDVTVTSLLSPVVESAGKGTVIALMTVSDPDSGKNGAVRVRLAGSSPFKLQSSFQNYFSLVLDAGLDRENATEYNITVIAEDEGSPSMSRAKVIHVDVADVNDNAPRFPNPVEYAYLRENSQVGSIISTLAASDADIMDNARVTYSLLQSSVNGSPISALLKVNALTGEIESMQSFNYEEIKTFQFKVQATDSGVPPLSSNVTVNVFILDENDNSPAILAPYSELGSVNTENIPYSAEAGYFVAKIRAVDADSGYNALLSYHISEPKGNNLFRIGTSSGEIRTKRRMSDNDLKTHPLVISVGDNGEPSLSATVSVDVVVVESTGDVKTQFRHVPIKEESFSDLNLYLLIAIVCVCVIFLLSLISLIAVKCHRTDGSLGRYSTPMITTHPDGSWSYSKSAQQYDVCFSSDTLKSDVVVFLRHFRLQMRN is encoded by the coding sequence ATGAGCTCTGTAGTCATTAATGTAAGTGAAAGCACAGCGCCCGGTGTGCGCTTTCCTCTGGAGAGCGCGCATGACGCCGATATTGGAGTGAATTCAGTCAAAACTTATAAGCTTACAACCAATGATTTCTTCACTTTAGATGTACAAACTCATAGTGATAAAACTGTCTCTGCTGAATTAGTACTTCAGAAGACTTTAGATAGAGAGAAAACCCCAAGGCTTGAATTCACAGTCACTGCTGTTGACGGCGGGACGCCCGCCCGGTCAGGAACCGTCATGATCGAGGTTAATGTGATGGATATCAATGACAACGCACCAGTGTTTAGTAAATCATTGTATAAAGTATCAATAGCCGAGCACGCGCCAGTTGGCACTACAGTAATACGATTGCAGGCTGGAGATCTAGATGAAGGGATGAATGGAGAGATAGTTTACTCTTTTATCAGTCGGACGCCTCCAAATATTCTGGAAAAGTTTGATATTGACGCGCAAAGTGGAGATGTAAAAATCAAAGGTGATATTGATTACGAGGAGAATAACGCATTTGAGATCAGAGTTCAAGCCACAGATAAAGGTCCAGTGACTATGTCGGGGCATACTAAGCTTTTGGTAGAAGTCCTAGATATTAATGACAACCCTCCAGATGTGACTGTTACCTCACTTCTTAGCCCGGTAGTGGAAAGCGCGGGGAAGGGCACGGTCATTGCGCTGATGACGGTGTCAGATCCAGACTCGGGTAAAAACGGAGCAGTGCGCGTTCGTCTTGCGGGGTCCAGTCCTTTTAAATTACAGTCGTCGTTTCAGAACTACTTTTCATTGGTTTTAGATGCCGGACTGGACCGGGAAAACGCAACAGAGTACAACATCACAGTCATTGCTGAAGACGAAGGGTCACCGTCCATGTCCAGAGCTAAAGTAATACACGTGGATGTCGCTGACGTGAATGACAACGCGCCTCGCTTCCCAAATCCTGTAGAGTATGCATACCTGCGCGAAAACAGCCAAGTAGGATCGATTATATCCACACTGGCGGCTTCTGATGCAGATATCATGGACAATGCGCGTGTAACATACTCATTACTGCAAAGTTCTGTCAACGGTTCCCCCATTAGTGCGCTCCTAAAAGTAAACGCACTGACGGGAGAGATCGAGAGCATGCAGTCTTTTAACTATGAGGAGATCAAAACGTTTCAGTTTAAAGTTCAGGCCACAGACTCTGGTGTTCCTCCTCTGAGCAGTAACGtgactgtaaatgtgtttatccTGGATGAGAATGACAACAGTCCCGCGATTCTCGCGCCCTATTCCGAGCTCGGTTCCGTGAACACCGAGAACATTCCCTATTCTGCTGAGGCGGGCTACTTTGTGGCCAAGATCAGGGCTGTAGATGCAGACTCTGGTTACAATGCGCTGCTGTCTTACCACATCTCTGAACCCAAAGGAAACAATCTGTTCCGAATCGGAACCAGCAGCGGGGAGATCAGGACTAAGAGGAGAATGAGTGACAATGACCTGAAAACTCACCCGTTGGTCATTTCGGTTGGGGATAACGGAGAGCCCTCACTGTCCGCGACTGTGTCTGTTGATGTTGTGGTTGTTGAAAGCACAGGTGACGTCAAGACTCAGTTCAGACATGTGCCGATAAAGGAGGAGAGTTTCTCGGATTTAAATCTGTATTTGCTGAtcgccattgtgtgtgtgtgcgtcatctTTTTACTGAGTCTCATCAGTTTGATCGCTGTCAAATGTCACAGGACAGACGGCAGTTTGGGCAGGTACAGCACCCCAATGATCACCACACACCCTGACGGGAGCTGGTCTTACTCCAAATCTGCTCAGCAGTATGACGTGTGTTTTAGCTCGGACACACTGAAGAGTGACGTAGTGGTTTTCCTGCGTCATTTCCGCCTGCAGATGCGGAACTGA